From the Coregonus clupeaformis isolate EN_2021a unplaced genomic scaffold, ASM2061545v1 scaf0652, whole genome shotgun sequence genome, the window gtaggttgactgataacctgaaccaggttgcaggtacTGGTTagagtttgaagctttttctaaagtggacagcttgatgaaagccagtcaatatttaagtCTCCCAGAAAatgtacctctctgttgatatcacatacattatcaagcatttcacacaaatcatccagatactgactgttagcacttggtggtctacagcagcttcccacaagaatgggctttaggtgaggcaggtgaatctgtagccatattacttcaacagcatttgacatgatatcctctctaagctttacaggaacaTGAATCTGAACATAAatggcaacacctccaccattggaaTTCCTGTCTTTTCTGAAGATGTtgaaaccatgtattgctaccactgtatcatctaagtgagtttcagagatagtcagtatatgaatgttatctgttactagcaagttatcgatttcatgaaccttgtttcttaggctacatattttaatgtgggctatttttagcacttttctgggattcttggagagctttgtatgcgtctctgtgtgtggagtaaaggtggtctagagtttttttccctctggttgcacatttaacatgctggtagaaattaggtagaacggatttaagtttccctgcattaaagtccccggccactaggagcgctgcatctggatgagcgttttcctgttgattaatggccttgtacaactcattcagtgcaatcttaatgccagcattggtttgtggtggtaaatagacagctatgaaaaatatagatgaaaactctcttggtaaatagtgtggtctacagcttatcataagatactctacctcaggcgagcaaaacctcgagacttccttagtatttgattttgtgcaccagctgttgtttacaaatatacagagaccgccaccccttgtcttaccagagtcagacgttctgtcctgccgatgtagcgtatagcctgctagctgaatgttatcattgttgtctttcagccacgactccgtgaaacataagatattacagtttttaatgtctcgttggtaggataaccgtaatcttaaatcgtccattttattctcaaaagcttgaacgttggctaataggattgatgggagaggcagtttactcgctcgccgtcggatccttacaaggcacctggatctgcgtccgcgatatctccgtctcttcctcacgcgaatgacggggatctgggccttgtcgggtgtctgtaggatatccatcgcgaccgcctcgttgaagaaaaaatcttcacaGTTCTAGGTgtctttaacctccctacgtctgcctttgactcatttctctctgcctccttctttccactcctttcctcttttgacctcaccctcacaccgtccccccctactcacaaggcaggcaatgcgcttgacctcatctttactagatgctgttcttctactaatctcacctttatggttgtgaggtctggggtccgctcaccaaccaagaattcacaaaatgggaaaaacaacacattgagactctgcatgcagaattttgcaaaaacatcctctgtgtacaacataaaacaccaaataatgcatgcaaagTAGAATTAGAACAGCACGCTATACTGATTTATGACGCAACATATAAATGAGGAACCACtgtagccttgctattgagaaaggacACCATAgccagacctggctctcaagagaagacaggctatgtgcacactgcccacaaaatgaggatgaaactgagctgcacttcctaacctcctgccaaatgtatgaccatattagagactgtcacggtttcggccgagactgctcctcctcctggttcgggcaggcaaaggcgttcgccgtccccagagtactagctgccaccgttggatgtttcatgtgcgattgcttttgtctgtccgtTGCACCTGTGTCTGGTTTGCGTTGATtacttgtcctataagttccctgtgtttgtatggattagttgtgtgttgttttcgccAGTCGTCTTGTGTTTCGTGTCGTGTTTTGTGTATTTTTTAAATTACGCTTGTGTGTGCGTAATTGCGCTTAGTCGCCACCTTGTTTGTTTTGTGGCCGTGCATAGTGTTTGTACTTTGTTCAATTTTTGGACTTTAGTAAACATTTTGGACtaagcctcggtgtcctgcgcctgacttcaaccCCACCTACACCTCACAttatgacagaacaacacaccatcatggagtcagcaggagcagtggcggcacccaggTTGCTGGAGGAACAATTACGATATCAAGACATTTTGTTCCAGCAACTTGAGGCCGCCCTTGACGAGGCGTCCAACAAGCTGAGTCGTTTGGGGACTAGGGAAGTGCCCACGCCATCGCCCACTATCCCATCACCAAcgaccagtcctcctctctcagcaccgggacccagtggcattcggctctcgctcccgagggcatatgacggttctgcagccgggtgtcaggggttcctcctgcagatagaactatacctggctactatacacccagcgccctcgggatacgagagcgtctccgccctcatctcctgtctatccggcaaggcgttggaatgggccaacgccgaatggaggagaatagacgcagctaccatcacctacgctgagttctcctGCCGCTTCCGgacagtcttcgatcacccacctgaagggaaggcggcggaggagcgtctgttctacctccgataggagaagaggagcgcacaggagttcgcactggagttccggacgttagctgcggattcgggatggaatgagagggccctcatcgaccagtaccggtgtggcctgcgagaggacgtccgtcgtgagctggcctgcagggacaacaatctatgcttcgaccagctggtggacatctccatcaggcttgacaccctgctggccgcccgcggacgtcccgagtgggggtcgtccattccatcctccagcacctctgagccaattcctatggagctcgggggtgctggcgctagagagaggaggagggagaacccgaggagggCCAACCCCTGCACCAACtttggccgtggaggacacaccgcggccaggtgctggggaaggttttctgagagaggggacaacaggtcacgcactggggagtcatttcaggtgagtaggcgccccacttacccagagctctctgttggtcacatgagcattcctgtgcgtttcccacaggtggcacctcattcccagcataaggcgctagtagattcaggcgcagctgggaactttattgatagggcattttgtgctaggttaggaattccccttcggccggtagaagttccattccctgtccatgctttagacagccggccgttggggtcaggtctgatcagggatgtcacagcaccgctgacgatgactacgcaggggggtcatgaggaagtcattcagttctatctgattgactctcctgcgtatccagtggtgttgaggcttccctggttaagcacccacgatcctaccatagcgtggcaacagagggctcttatggagtggtctgcccagtgtgtagggagatgtctaggtgtttccataggggcgacctcggtagagagtccgaaccaaatgcccgcactgcgcattccccccgagtatgaggatttagcactagcgtttagcaaagcgagggcagcacggctacctcctcatagacagggggactgtgcgataaatctccagaccggagcagctcttcccaggagtcatgtgtatcccctgtctcaagaggaaactgcggctatggagacttacatagccgagtccttggcacagggatacatacggccctctacttctccggtctcctcgagtttcttctttgtgaagaagaaggacgggggattgcgccccgtgtattgattaccgtagtctcaatcagatcacagtaaaatacagttacccacttccactgattgcgacgatgacggagtcattacgcggagcgcgtttcttcacaaagttggatctcaggagcgcgtacaatttggtgcgcattagggagggggatgaatggaaaacatcatttagcaccacctcgggtcattacgagtatctcgtcatgccgtacgggttaatgaatgctccttcagtcttccaatcctttgttgatgagattttccgggacatgcatgggcagggtgtagtggtgtacattgacgacattctagtgtattcttctacacgagccgagcatgtagcccaggtgcgccgagtattgagacgactgttggagcatgacttgtatgtcaaggcagagaaatgcttgttcttccaggagtccgtctcttttttgggttatcggttgtccgcgtctggcgtggagatagaggtagatcgggtatcggctgtgcgtaattggcaaactccaaccaccgtaaaagaggtgcagcggttcttgggttttgctaattactatcggaggtttatccggggctttggacaggttgcagctcccattacgtctctgctaaaggggggtccggtgcgcttgcagtggtcagctgaggcggacagggcatttgtcaagctgaagaacctgttcgcctcggccccggtgctggcgcatccggatccctctttgcctttccaagtagaggtggacgcgtccgagaccggtattggggcagtcctgtcacaacggtccggcacgccacctaagctccgcccctgtgcgttctactccaagaagctcagctcggcggagtgcaattatgacgttggggacagggagctgttagctgtagtccaggccctaaaggtgtggaggcattggcttgagggggctcaacacccttttctcattctgactgatcaccgtaacctggagtacatccgggcagctaggagattgaaccctcgtcaggctaggtggaacatgttcctgacccggtttgtttttaagatcacatacatccctgggtcccagaacggtaaggcagacgcactgtcccggcagtatgacacggaggagaggtccattgagcccacttccatacttccggagtcttgtctggtggctccggtggtgtgggaggtcgatgcggaaatcgagcgggcgctgcgtaccgaccctactccccccgagtgtcctgtggggcggacgtacgttccgctcgaggttcgtgatcggcttatttcttgggctcatacatcaccctcctctggacatcctggtattggtcggacggtgcactgccttagcgtgaaatactggtggccaacgttagccagggatgtgagggtttatgtctcctcctgctcggtgtgtgcccagtgtaaggcatcTAAACATTtacccaggggtaagttacatcctctgcccgttccacaacgaccatggtcccacctatcggtagattttgtgaccgatctacccccttcccagggtaataccaccattttggtcgttgtggatcggttttctaaggcctgtcgtctcctcccactgccgggtctccctactgccctacagaccgccgaggccctctttacccacgtgttccggcactatggggtccccaaGGATATTGtatccgaccgaggtccccagttcacctccagagtctggggggcttttatggaacgcctgggggtctcggttagccttacctcggggtaccacccagagagcaatgggcaggttgaacgtgttaaccaggatgtgggtaggtttttgaggtcctattgccgggaccggccggaggagtggtcgaggtatatccctgggcagagatggcccagaactctctccgccactcctccaccggattaacacctttccagtgtattttagggtatcagccggtcctggcaccgtggcacgagagccagaccgaggcccctgcggtggacgcagtggattcggcgctcggaggagacgtgggacgctgcccatgtccatctgcagcgtgccatccgtcaacacaaggcgagcgccgatcgccaccgcagtgaggggccggtgtacgcaccgggagatcgagtctggctctcgactcgaaacctgcccctccgcctgccctgtcggaagctgggtcggcggtttgtgggggccccttcaaagtcctgagaagattgaacgaggtgtgttacagattacaactgcctattgagtacaaaaatattaacccctcgttccatgtgtctcttctcaggccggtggtagctggcccactccaagaagaggagataggagagacccctccgcccctttggacatcgagggggccccggcgtacagggtccggaccatcttggactccaggcgccggaggagtggtctccaatatctcgtggagtgggagggtacggtccggaggaacggtgctgggtgcccaggagggacatcctcgatccatccctcctgacagagttccaccatgggcatcccacgcgcccgggtccgcgtcctcctggccgtccccgaggtcggggtcggcgcacggctggagccgcggcgtcaagggggggtactgtcacggtttcgccgagactgctcctcctcctggttcgggcaggcaaaggcgttcgccgtccccggagtactagctgccaccgttggatgtttcatgtgcgattgcttttgtctgtccgtTGCACCTGTGTCTGGTTTGCGTTGATtacttgtcctataagttccctgtgtttgtatggattagttgtgtgttgttttcgccAGTCGTCTTGTGTTTCGTGTCGTGTTTTGTGTATTTTTTTAATTACGCTTGTGTGTGCGTAATTGCGCTTAGTCGCCACCTTGTTTGTTTTGTGGCCGTGCATAGTGTTTGTACTTTGTTCAATTTTTGGACTTTAGTAAACATTTTGGACtaagcctcggtgtcctgcgcctgacttcaaccCCACCTACACCTCACATTATGACAGAGACacgtttccctcagattacacacacccacaaagacttcgaaaacaaatccaattttgataaactcccatatctacagggtgaaataccacagagtGTTAACTCTTGTTAACTTACCATCTGTAACTATGAGACGCACCTCTTGGTATGTGTCCTTTATAAATCTGTCCACTCCACACCAGTAGGTCCCAGAGTCTGACATCTTCAGGTTCTTGATGGTCACATAGAAGACTCCATCTCTGTTGTCTTCTATACTGTATCTACCTTGAGATACATTCTTTCTCCCATTAGTTTGAACCAGAATGTCTTCATCAGAACATGTCCCCTTGCAGAAGCGTTTGATGGTGTTCCCTGCCAATGTGAATGAGCAGCCCACAGTGACTTGTCCTCCCACCACATCCTTCACATTAATGACAGCTGACTCCACAACACACAGAGCTgtcaaacagaaacacacagtaCAGTCACAACTGATGACCTGTGAGATATACATTAACCTGCTAAAATCTTACTTTAACCCCGCATAAATCTTACTTTAACCCTGCAGAAATCATACTTTAACCAAGCACAAATCTTTACTTAAACCATCTACAAATCATACTTTAACCGTGCAAATCATACTTTAACACATCTTCCTTTAACCCTGCCTTTCTTACTTTAACCCTGCACAAATCTTACTTCAACCCTACTCAGAACTGTAAATCTTTCTTGCTCCTTACAGACAAATACATATCTTATACCTTCTGTACTATATGATCCAGACAGTAGTATAGAaactgatacagacagacaggaaggcagacaggcagacagacagaactcacctgagaggAGACAGCAGGAGATAACATAGAGTATCTTCATTACTATACTGTTAAAGTTACTTGACTATGCTACCAGCTAGCACAGGTCCACAACAGCTTGTCTGTCAGCTACTCGTTTGACAGCAGGGTGTTTCTGAAATGATCTGTCTTCCTTAGTTGAAGCTCCTCCCTCCTCtaacaccctcctctctctctctctctctctctctctctctctctctctctctctctctctctctctctctctctctctctctctctctctctctctctctctctctctctctctctctctctctctctctctctctctctctctctctctctcactcctctctctctctctctctctctctctctctctctctctctctctctctctctctctttcaattcaattcaattcaattcaattcaaagggctttattggcatgggaaacatgtttccattgccaaagcaagtgaaatagataataaacaaaagtgaaataaacagtatAAAATGCATGTCAGAGAGATTGAGatagtgatggtggtggtagagtGGGTGGACATTAGCTGATACATCCTAATTTCTCTGTAGTGACCTCAGCGTCTACAGGTCTATATGTCCTGCTGAGTGAAACTTGTTTGCTGAGCTTCTGCTGTTCTTTTCCCTTCAAAAAGTTTAATTAGTACGACGACGAGACACCAAAAGCCTATTTTCTCAACGCGCCACCGCATCTTTTGTTTCTCAGAGTGTTCTGCTGTTTTAAAGAGGCGGGGAGAGGGTGACTTTGATCACAGCGGCCGCCATATTTGAAAGGCGACAAGGTTCAAATCGGGACAAGTGTCTCATAAGTAGTGTGGATCGCATCCCGAACTGAAGGGAAGAAGCGTGGCTTGATAACCCGACGAGATGATGCCTGTTTGTAGCTGTCGCTCAGAAGAATAAAGgacaaatgagagagagagagagagagagagagagacagagagagagagagagagtgacacttCACTGCCCCTGGAAATATTAGATCATCTATGAAGAGAGACTTCACTTCTAGAAAGGGTTTCTCTGCCTGAAtgtctgtaactcagtgtgtcgCTGCTTAAAAGAGGAAAGATCAGAACCCCAGCCTGGAATCAGTCAGGTGCTGCCATCGTTAACAGGGGAGGctgtgtgaacacacacacacacacacgctgtgatTTCTGGCAAAAATAAAACATGCAAATGTATTTCTAACAGTTAAAGGAGTGTGTGGAACACAGCGCAATTGCTGTTACGCATAGGCCTTGTTGAGTTCACA encodes:
- the LOC121559806 gene encoding CMRF35-like molecule 5: MKILYVISCCLLSALCVVESAVINVKDVVGGQVTVGCSFTLAGNTIKRFCKGTCSDEDILVQTNGRKNVSQGRYSIEDNRDGVFYVTIKNLKMSDSGTYWCGVDRFIKDTYQEVRLIVTD